The following are from one region of the Bacillus methanolicus MGA3 genome:
- a CDS encoding sugar phosphate nucleotidyltransferase, producing MKKRLLGVIDATTYYEQLEELIVKRSLAAIPIAGRYRLIDFVLSNMVNSEIESVAIFPKFQYRSLMDHLGSGKNWDLNRKRDGLFFFPSPALDGPRNGIGSFYHFAENIDYFYRSRQEYALIANCYTVFNMDFRPVLDWHINSGCDITEIYHEGKSLEMYLVKTSLLIDLIESYEKTRYTCMRDVVTDIHHSYNICSYEYKGFAVMIDSIEKYYSANMSILEPAIWKQLFLKERPIYTKVKDEPPTRYLKGADVKNSMIANGCLIEGKVENSIIFRGVKIGKNTIIKNSIIMQKCEIGDNCVLDSVILDKDVKVEEGTVLEGNASSPYIISKGTVQGVLMNS from the coding sequence TTGAAAAAAAGACTACTCGGTGTAATTGATGCTACAACTTATTATGAACAATTAGAAGAATTAATTGTCAAACGGTCGCTTGCAGCGATACCAATTGCCGGGCGTTACCGCCTTATCGACTTTGTATTGTCGAACATGGTGAATTCTGAAATTGAAAGTGTCGCGATTTTTCCTAAATTTCAGTACAGGTCGTTAATGGACCATTTGGGATCGGGTAAAAACTGGGATTTAAATCGAAAGCGAGACGGGTTGTTCTTTTTCCCTTCCCCGGCTTTGGATGGGCCAAGAAACGGAATCGGGTCTTTTTATCACTTTGCGGAAAACATTGATTATTTTTACCGCAGCAGGCAAGAGTATGCACTGATTGCAAACTGTTATACAGTATTTAACATGGATTTTCGCCCTGTTTTAGATTGGCATATCAACAGCGGATGTGATATTACGGAGATTTACCATGAAGGAAAGTCGCTTGAAATGTATTTAGTTAAGACATCACTGCTTATCGATTTGATTGAATCTTATGAGAAAACGAGATATACATGCATGAGAGATGTCGTAACGGATATCCATCATTCTTATAATATATGCAGCTATGAGTATAAAGGTTTTGCCGTCATGATTGATTCAATAGAAAAGTATTATTCAGCCAATATGAGCATTCTCGAACCTGCGATTTGGAAACAGCTTTTTCTCAAAGAGCGTCCCATTTATACAAAAGTGAAAGATGAACCCCCGACAAGGTATTTAAAGGGAGCGGACGTAAAGAACTCGATGATCGCAAACGGATGCTTAATAGAGGGCAAAGTAGAAAATAGCATTATTTTCAGAGGTGTAAAAATTGGAAAAAATACAATCATAAAAAATAGTATTATTATGCAAAAATGTGAGATTGGCGATAATTGTGTGTTAGACTCCGTTATTTTAGACAAGGATGTTAAGGTGGAAGAGGGCACCGTTTTGGAGGGTAATGCTTCATCACCATATATTATTAGCAAAGGTACTGTACAAGGGGTGTTGATGAACTCGTGA
- a CDS encoding glucose-1-phosphate adenylyltransferase → MAKKKCVAMLLAGGKGSRLSALTKNLAKPAVPFGGKYRIIDFTLSNCTNSGIDTVGVLTQYQPLVLNSYIGIGSAWDLDRRNGGVTILPPYSESSEVKWYTGTASAIYQNLNYLDQYEPEYVLILSGDHIYKMNYELMLEYHIEKGADVSISVIEVPWAEASRFGIMNTSEDMRIIEFEEKPQMPKNNLASMGIYIFNWNILKEFLEMDSRNPESTHDFGKDVIPLLLEEKKKLYAYPFKGYWKDVGTVKSLWEANMDLLDEECELNLFDYSWCIYSINPNQPPQYISPEADVTESLINEGCTIEGEVEKSVVFQGVTVEKGAVVRESVVMPDAVIGKNAYVEKAIVPSNVRVPDGMVIRPNDRSDEIVLVTDELLNGIYS, encoded by the coding sequence ATGGCAAAAAAGAAGTGCGTAGCTATGCTATTAGCAGGAGGGAAAGGGAGCAGGCTTAGTGCACTGACAAAAAACCTTGCCAAACCTGCTGTTCCGTTTGGGGGCAAATATAGGATCATTGATTTTACACTCAGTAATTGCACAAACTCCGGAATTGATACCGTGGGTGTACTTACTCAATATCAGCCTCTTGTTTTAAATTCCTATATTGGGATTGGAAGTGCATGGGACCTCGACAGGAGAAACGGAGGGGTTACTATATTGCCCCCTTACAGTGAATCATCGGAGGTGAAGTGGTACACAGGAACTGCAAGCGCTATTTACCAAAATTTGAATTATTTAGATCAATATGAACCTGAATACGTTCTGATTCTTTCAGGCGATCACATTTATAAAATGAATTACGAATTAATGCTTGAATATCATATTGAAAAAGGGGCAGACGTATCTATTTCAGTTATAGAGGTTCCCTGGGCCGAAGCCAGCAGATTTGGCATTATGAATACTAGTGAAGATATGAGAATCATAGAGTTTGAAGAAAAACCGCAAATGCCAAAAAATAATTTAGCCTCAATGGGAATTTATATTTTTAATTGGAATATTTTAAAGGAATTTTTGGAAATGGATAGCCGTAATCCTGAGTCAACACATGATTTCGGCAAAGATGTGATTCCTTTGTTGCTTGAAGAAAAAAAGAAGCTGTATGCTTATCCGTTCAAGGGCTATTGGAAGGATGTCGGGACAGTTAAGAGCCTGTGGGAAGCCAACATGGATTTGCTTGATGAAGAATGTGAACTTAATTTGTTTGATTATTCATGGTGCATCTATTCGATCAACCCGAATCAACCGCCGCAATATATTTCTCCCGAAGCAGACGTAACTGAATCATTAATAAACGAAGGCTGCACCATTGAAGGAGAAGTGGAAAAATCAGTTGTATTCCAGGGGGTAACAGTTGAAAAGGGAGCCGTCGTTCGGGAATCTGTCGTCATGCCAGATGCTGTTATTGGTAAAAATGCCTATGTTGAAAAAGCGATCGTTCCTTCAAATGTTCGAGTGCCGGATGGAATGGTTATTCGCCCGAATGATAGAAGCGATGAAATTGTTCTTGTGACAGATGAGCTCTTAAATGGAATTTATTCGTAA
- the glgB gene encoding 1,4-alpha-glucan branching protein GlgB, whose protein sequence is MKINTFLPTDYQIHLFHEGTLYESYRLFGAHLVRVNEKIWTRFCVWAPNAETIRLVGEFNNWNGEGYTFHRVNKEGIWMLLVEENLEGCMYKYEIFTKNGERFLKSDPFAFYSELRPNTASIVYSLEGFTWNDHEWKLKKTKKPVYSEPVMIYEVHAGSWKKKKDGSFYTYRELAADLIPYVREHGYTHIELLPLVEHPLDDSWGYQGTGYFSVTSRYGTPHDFMYFVDQCHQNDIGVILDWVPGHFCKDGHGLYRFDGTHLYEYQNSHDRENPVWGTANFDLGKTEVQSFLISNALFWIDYFHIDGFRVDAVANIIYWPNSEGNHANPYGIGFLKKLNKVIFQYDPTILMIAEDSTDWPQVTAPVHYGGLGFNYKWNMGWMNDILEYMETPSEYRSSKHNKVTFSLLYAFSENFILPFSHDEVVHGKKSLLDKMPGNYWQKFAQLRLLLGYMVCHPGKKLLFMGSELGQFSEWKDKEQLDWNLLDYDMHKKMNSYVKELIHIYKRSKPLYQLDHMSEGFEWIDVNNYQQSIFSFIRRGKNLEEFLVIVCNFTHQTYHNYKIGVPKEGKYREILNSDMDIFGGSGCVNKKVLKAVKEEFHGKPYSLEMTIPPFGISILRPVKQRKERNRNGKKEVRSYAISRREREQA, encoded by the coding sequence ATGAAAATAAATACGTTTTTACCTACAGATTATCAAATCCATTTATTTCACGAAGGCACGTTGTATGAAAGTTATCGGTTGTTTGGGGCACATCTTGTTAGAGTGAACGAAAAAATTTGGACAAGGTTTTGTGTCTGGGCTCCAAACGCTGAAACTATCAGATTAGTCGGCGAATTTAATAATTGGAATGGAGAAGGGTATACCTTTCATAGAGTAAATAAGGAAGGTATTTGGATGCTCTTAGTGGAGGAAAACTTGGAAGGTTGTATGTATAAGTATGAAATATTTACTAAAAATGGAGAAAGGTTTTTAAAATCTGATCCGTTTGCTTTTTATTCGGAACTTAGGCCAAACACCGCATCGATTGTTTATTCCCTTGAAGGATTTACATGGAACGATCATGAATGGAAGCTAAAGAAAACGAAAAAACCGGTCTATTCAGAGCCAGTTATGATTTACGAGGTACACGCAGGATCGTGGAAAAAGAAAAAAGATGGAAGTTTTTATACATATCGAGAATTGGCTGCTGATCTGATCCCTTATGTGCGGGAGCATGGATATACACATATAGAATTGCTCCCACTTGTCGAACACCCGCTTGACGACTCATGGGGTTACCAAGGAACTGGGTATTTTTCAGTAACAAGCAGATATGGAACTCCTCATGATTTCATGTATTTTGTAGATCAGTGCCACCAGAATGACATTGGCGTCATTCTTGATTGGGTGCCCGGCCATTTTTGCAAAGACGGCCATGGACTTTATCGGTTTGATGGGACCCATCTGTATGAATATCAAAATAGTCATGACCGTGAAAATCCGGTCTGGGGTACTGCAAATTTTGATCTTGGGAAAACGGAAGTTCAAAGTTTTCTTATTTCGAATGCTTTGTTTTGGATTGATTATTTTCATATAGACGGTTTTCGGGTTGATGCTGTGGCCAATATCATTTATTGGCCGAATTCAGAAGGAAATCATGCCAATCCTTATGGCATCGGCTTTCTAAAAAAATTAAATAAAGTGATCTTTCAATACGATCCAACCATCCTTATGATTGCAGAGGATTCAACAGATTGGCCGCAGGTGACTGCTCCCGTTCATTACGGCGGCCTTGGATTTAACTACAAATGGAATATGGGCTGGATGAATGACATTTTGGAATACATGGAGACTCCTTCTGAATATAGGTCTTCTAAACACAATAAAGTAACCTTTTCGCTTCTTTATGCTTTTTCCGAAAACTTTATTTTGCCGTTTTCCCATGATGAAGTTGTCCATGGAAAAAAATCTTTGCTGGATAAAATGCCGGGGAATTACTGGCAGAAATTTGCCCAATTGCGTTTGTTGCTAGGGTACATGGTTTGCCACCCTGGAAAAAAGCTTTTGTTTATGGGATCAGAACTCGGCCAGTTTTCGGAATGGAAAGACAAAGAACAGCTAGATTGGAATTTGCTTGATTATGACATGCATAAGAAGATGAATTCGTATGTAAAAGAGCTTATTCATATTTATAAACGCTCTAAGCCATTATATCAACTTGACCACATGAGCGAAGGGTTTGAATGGATCGACGTAAACAATTATCAGCAATCTATTTTTTCGTTTATCCGTCGAGGAAAAAATTTAGAAGAGTTCCTCGTAATTGTGTGTAATTTTACGCATCAAACCTACCACAATTACAAAATAGGTGTACCTAAGGAAGGAAAATACAGGGAAATTCTTAATAGTGACATGGATATCTTTGGCGGTTCAGGCTGCGTAAACAAAAAGGTTTTGAAAGCTGTGAAGGAAGAATTTCATGGTAAGCCATATTCATTGGAAATGACGATCCCGCCATTTGGAATTTCAATATTGCGTCCAGTTAAACAACGAAAGGAGAGGAATCGAAATGGCAAAAAAGAAGTGCGTAGCTATGCTATTAGCAGGAGGGAAAGGGAGCAGGCTTAG
- a CDS encoding DMT family transporter produces MQDQKVNPYLALAIGVIAVSTSAILVKVAASPSSVIAFYRLLFSVLFMMPLFLLKYIGEIRHITRRDWLYSIVAGLFLAFHFILWFESLNFTSVASSTVLVTLQPIFAFVGTYFFFKEKISVKAILSGIIAVVGSVIISWGDFQISGAALLGDFLALAACALATAYLLFGQTVRKRLSLITYTFVVYNISTLALFIYILAVNESIIPAERKDWIYFILLALIPTLLGHTLFNWSLKWLSTSTISMAILFEPVGATILAYLLLGEHVIATQIIGGLVVVIGISLFLIDERKVKVKRMQENSI; encoded by the coding sequence ATGCAGGATCAGAAAGTAAATCCATACCTTGCCCTCGCAATTGGGGTCATAGCTGTTTCAACATCTGCCATTCTTGTAAAGGTAGCAGCTTCGCCCTCGAGTGTGATTGCTTTTTATAGGTTATTGTTTTCAGTTCTTTTTATGATGCCACTGTTTCTTTTGAAATATATCGGCGAGATCCGTCATATTACGAGGAGAGACTGGCTTTATTCGATTGTAGCCGGTTTATTTTTAGCTTTTCATTTTATCCTTTGGTTTGAGTCTCTAAATTTCACGTCGGTTGCAAGCTCGACAGTTCTTGTGACTTTGCAGCCTATATTTGCCTTTGTTGGGACATATTTTTTCTTTAAGGAAAAAATATCGGTTAAAGCTATTTTAAGCGGAATTATCGCAGTTGTTGGGAGTGTAATTATTAGCTGGGGTGATTTTCAAATCAGCGGAGCCGCTTTATTAGGAGATTTTTTGGCTCTTGCAGCTTGTGCTCTGGCAACCGCCTATTTACTGTTTGGCCAAACAGTGCGGAAAAGGCTGTCTCTAATCACTTATACTTTTGTTGTTTATAACATCAGTACCCTTGCGCTTTTTATTTATATCCTGGCTGTCAATGAGTCTATTATACCTGCAGAGAGAAAAGACTGGATTTATTTTATTTTGCTGGCACTCATTCCGACGCTATTAGGGCATACGTTATTTAATTGGTCCTTAAAGTGGCTCAGCACATCAACTATCTCGATGGCTATTCTTTTTGAACCGGTTGGAGCGACAATTTTAGCATATTTATTACTGGGCGAGCACGTGATAGCTACCCAAATTATCGGCGGACTAGTTGTCGTTATTGGTATTTCTTTATTCTTAATAGATGAAAGAAAAGTGAAGGTAAAACGGATGCAGGAAAATTCCATATGA
- a CDS encoding MgtC/SapB family protein, whose product MNHTVDLTIKNEVLIKLIFAAIAGLVIGLERELKGKPLGLKTCQIVSVMACLLTIVSYESAFLYSKEYSRPMDPGRIPSYIISGIGFLGAGVILRRSNEAISGLTTAALVLASAGIGIAIGAGFYIEALLGVIFIIIGVKIVPFLFEWIGPKKLSEKEIKVKLIIDKTTDLTNLLIEMKGRKIGIKRIKLKEEKDDVTISGVITTNKNVYTTEVYHKLKSLAGVTQVEVENLE is encoded by the coding sequence ATGAATCATACTGTCGATTTGACTATAAAAAATGAAGTGTTGATCAAATTAATTTTTGCTGCAATAGCAGGTTTAGTCATTGGATTAGAAAGGGAATTGAAAGGGAAGCCTTTAGGTTTAAAAACATGCCAAATTGTATCGGTTATGGCTTGTTTATTAACGATTGTATCGTATGAGTCCGCTTTTCTTTATTCTAAAGAATACTCTCGTCCAATGGACCCTGGGCGCATACCGTCTTATATCATTAGTGGAATTGGGTTTTTGGGGGCAGGTGTGATTTTACGAAGAAGCAATGAAGCGATATCGGGTTTAACAACGGCTGCTTTGGTTTTAGCTTCCGCAGGAATCGGAATAGCTATTGGTGCCGGTTTTTACATAGAGGCGTTACTAGGTGTAATTTTTATTATCATCGGGGTCAAAATCGTACCTTTTCTGTTTGAGTGGATTGGACCAAAAAAGCTAAGTGAAAAAGAAATCAAAGTCAAGTTAATCATTGATAAAACAACAGATTTAACCAATTTATTGATAGAAATGAAAGGTAGAAAAATAGGAATAAAGAGAATTAAATTGAAAGAAGAAAAGGATGACGTTACGATCAGTGGTGTTATTACCACAAATAAAAATGTCTATACAACAGAAGTTTATCACAAATTGAAATCATTAGCAGGTGTTACCCAGGTGGAAGTTGAGAACTTGGAGTAA
- a CDS encoding winged helix-turn-helix transcriptional regulator, producing the protein MTEFFEHGHSKCPIEKTMSVIGGKWTFIILRDLFYGPKRYSELQKSLKRISPRTLSKRLKELENEGIIMRKIYSEIPPHVEYSLTEKGQALRPIFDAMKDWGNAWDVLSIKEKNDS; encoded by the coding sequence ATGACTGAATTCTTTGAGCATGGCCATTCCAAATGTCCTATCGAAAAGACTATGAGTGTTATAGGTGGAAAGTGGACATTTATTATTCTTAGAGACCTCTTTTATGGTCCAAAGCGATATAGTGAATTGCAAAAGTCATTAAAAAGAATTAGTCCTAGAACTCTTTCAAAGCGATTAAAAGAGTTAGAAAATGAAGGGATTATAATGCGGAAGATTTACTCAGAAATTCCACCACACGTAGAATACTCTCTAACAGAAAAAGGTCAGGCCCTCCGTCCCATTTTTGATGCAATGAAAGACTGGGGAAATGCATGGGACGTGTTAAGTATTAAGGAGAAAAATGACTCTTAG
- a CDS encoding SRPBCC family protein has protein sequence MDINQPSKVPDIRKTTVFNAPIHKVWEAVATTEGIAAWFMPNNFEPKVGYEFTLQSPFGPSPCKVLELDPPYRLSFSWDKSWRVSLELKELEGKTEFTLIHSGWGDPDEIIQKAGETNSVIRNRMNDGWDSIVNNKLRKVVEG, from the coding sequence ATGGATATTAATCAGCCAAGCAAAGTTCCAGACATTCGCAAAACCACCGTATTTAATGCTCCGATTCATAAAGTGTGGGAAGCCGTAGCAACTACAGAAGGCATCGCTGCATGGTTTATGCCAAATAATTTTGAGCCAAAAGTTGGATATGAATTCACTTTGCAGTCACCTTTTGGGCCATCGCCTTGCAAAGTTCTTGAACTCGACCCGCCTTATCGACTTTCTTTTTCGTGGGATAAGAGTTGGCGTGTTTCTCTTGAATTAAAGGAACTAGAAGGAAAAACAGAATTTACGCTTATTCATTCCGGTTGGGGAGATCCGGATGAAATTATTCAAAAAGCAGGAGAAACAAATTCTGTAATAAGAAACCGAATGAACGATGGGTGGGATTCGATTGTAAACAACAAACTGCGAAAAGTAGTTGAGGGTTAA
- a CDS encoding FMN-dependent NADH-azoreductase, with protein sequence MAKVLYITAHPLNETQSYSMAAGKAFIETYKEVNPNDEVVHIDLYKENIPQIDADVLSGWEKLRSGQAFEELTAEEKAKVGRLSELCEQFIEADKYVFVTPLWNFSFPPVMKAYLDSVAVAGKTFKYTEQGPIGLLTDKKALHIQARGGIYSEGPAVELEMGHRYLGVMMKFFGVPSFEGLFIEGHNAMPDKANEIKENAIAHAKDLAHTF encoded by the coding sequence ATGGCAAAAGTTTTGTACATCACGGCGCACCCGCTAAATGAAACACAATCCTACAGCATGGCAGCAGGAAAAGCATTTATCGAAACTTATAAAGAAGTCAACCCGAACGATGAAGTGGTTCATATTGATTTATATAAAGAAAACATTCCGCAAATTGATGCTGATGTTTTAAGTGGTTGGGAGAAACTTCGTTCTGGACAGGCATTTGAAGAACTTACCGCTGAAGAGAAAGCAAAAGTCGGCCGGCTTTCAGAGTTGTGCGAACAGTTCATCGAGGCAGATAAATACGTATTTGTAACACCTTTATGGAACTTTTCATTCCCTCCAGTCATGAAAGCATATCTTGATTCAGTTGCTGTCGCAGGAAAAACTTTTAAATATACAGAACAGGGGCCAATTGGCCTTTTAACAGATAAAAAAGCATTACACATTCAGGCACGCGGCGGTATTTACTCAGAAGGTCCTGCAGTTGAATTGGAAATGGGACACAGATATCTTGGCGTGATGATGAAATTCTTCGGTGTTCCTTCTTTTGAAGGCTTATTTATTGAAGGACACAACGCAATGCCTGACAAAGCTAATGAAATTAAAGAAAATGCTATTGCCCACGCTAAGGACTTAGCCCATACATTTTAA
- a CDS encoding DUF2187 family protein: MIGRLLILFLEILLNKLEKGDFLAVVKMAQKGDVIIFLRNGIKLKGVVFKIRDNSALVNINKSIAANLGLETPFTVVNHKNYSVVKASEIL, encoded by the coding sequence ATGATAGGCAGGTTGTTGATTCTATTTTTAGAAATCCTATTAAATAAACTTGAAAAGGGGGACTTTTTAGCAGTGGTTAAGATGGCTCAAAAAGGTGATGTAATTATTTTTTTAAGAAACGGAATAAAGTTAAAGGGAGTTGTGTTCAAAATAAGAGATAATAGTGCTTTAGTGAATATAAATAAATCCATTGCCGCAAATTTAGGTCTTGAAACACCTTTCACCGTGGTAAATCACAAAAATTATAGTGTAGTTAAGGCGAGTGAAATATTATGA
- a CDS encoding class II aldolase/adducin family protein: MKNFTITGAEKTPFLTWYTEGLKEKFSTEGYEFFEEPVDDIRIVFHVIDQENPRPFRRKAKATFVVSILEKNEEPENIFEAAYPYLIRSLANHLIFIVNNKEKTDVYFITPEQGFYKLSYQSKEKEDFFQKIYERLEPVASSQLVIDNDFVDDLDQKLWNGNEITQKMYLAGKKLDQMNLLPAPFPLEKYLSSRDMRQLKKLYGIGGLSYGNLSSRHDDRSFWMSASGVNKANMRVIGQDILHIKGFNSKKNAMEISVPPSISPRRASVDAIEHWMIYKEHPKVGAIVHIHAWMDGVKATEINYPCGTIQLAETVADLVRNANDPSRAIIGLKNHGLTITGPDLDDIFERIEGQVIPQVPMA, from the coding sequence ATGAAGAACTTTACAATAACAGGTGCCGAAAAAACTCCTTTTCTTACATGGTATACGGAAGGATTAAAAGAAAAATTTTCAACTGAGGGATACGAATTTTTTGAAGAGCCGGTTGATGATATTAGGATTGTATTTCATGTGATCGACCAAGAAAATCCACGTCCTTTTCGCAGAAAAGCAAAGGCGACTTTTGTCGTATCTATACTAGAGAAGAATGAAGAACCGGAGAATATATTTGAGGCTGCTTATCCTTATTTAATCAGATCGTTAGCGAACCATTTAATTTTCATTGTAAACAACAAGGAAAAAACAGATGTTTATTTCATCACTCCTGAACAAGGATTTTACAAATTAAGTTACCAAAGTAAAGAAAAAGAAGACTTTTTCCAAAAGATTTATGAAAGATTGGAACCGGTTGCATCGTCTCAATTAGTTATTGACAATGATTTTGTGGATGATTTGGATCAAAAATTATGGAATGGCAACGAAATCACACAAAAAATGTACCTAGCAGGTAAAAAATTAGATCAAATGAATTTATTGCCTGCACCATTTCCACTCGAAAAATATTTATCATCTCGTGATATGCGCCAATTAAAAAAATTGTACGGGATCGGCGGCCTTAGCTATGGAAATCTAAGCAGCCGACACGATGACAGAAGTTTTTGGATGAGCGCCAGCGGAGTCAACAAAGCGAATATGCGAGTAATTGGTCAAGACATTTTACACATCAAAGGATTTAATTCGAAGAAAAATGCGATGGAAATAAGTGTTCCTCCGAGTATTTCTCCAAGAAGAGCGTCGGTTGATGCGATTGAACATTGGATGATTTATAAAGAACATCCAAAAGTAGGGGCAATAGTGCATATTCATGCATGGATGGATGGGGTAAAAGCAACGGAAATCAACTACCCTTGCGGTACAATTCAATTGGCGGAAACTGTAGCAGATCTAGTACGAAATGCCAATGATCCATCCAGAGCAATCATTGGACTTAAAAATCACGGTCTCACAATAACAGGCCCTGATTTAGATGACATCTTTGAACGTATTGAAGGGCAAGTCATCCCCCAGGTGCCAATGGCATAA
- a CDS encoding zinc-dependent alcohol dehydrogenase — translation MKALQFDYKMPRYISSKIIGRFIPSVYWDSRLSCLRFHEQSEPELPNEDWVKVKVKYGGICGSDLNLIFLNDSPATSPFVSFPFTIGHEIVGEIAEIGSQVTHLNRGDRVVIDPILSCISRGIDHPCPACLEGNFSLCVHKTEGDLSPGLLIGACRDTGGGWSSYLVAHKSQAFKLPAAVNDLNGVMVEPFSCALHSVLRNPPSKNDTVLVIGGGVIGICVIAAIRALEIPCRIVALVKHPFQNELAANYGANDIVYLRKNTYVDDLTKSLNGRVLKPLFGPEVIQGGADIVFECVGKKQSINDALRFSKSGGKVVLLGLAGIMDGIDWTTVWLNELDVKGSFAYSTEAFQGKRVRTFDIAIELMRVGKVDLSPLVTHRFPLEDYRNALDTALNKKNRAAIKVVFEP, via the coding sequence TTGAAAGCTTTGCAATTCGATTATAAAATGCCCCGCTATATTTCCAGCAAAATAATCGGAAGATTTATTCCTTCAGTTTATTGGGATTCTCGACTTTCCTGTTTACGATTTCACGAACAATCGGAGCCGGAGCTTCCGAATGAAGATTGGGTGAAAGTAAAAGTGAAATATGGAGGTATTTGCGGCAGTGATCTTAATCTCATTTTTTTAAATGATAGTCCTGCTACTTCACCATTTGTTTCGTTTCCGTTCACAATCGGCCATGAAATCGTAGGGGAAATTGCGGAAATAGGATCACAAGTTACTCATTTAAATCGGGGGGATCGAGTTGTAATAGACCCGATTTTGTCGTGTATATCGAGAGGAATAGACCATCCTTGTCCCGCATGCCTTGAAGGTAATTTTAGTTTGTGTGTGCATAAAACTGAAGGAGACTTGTCACCGGGTTTGTTAATTGGGGCCTGTCGTGACACAGGTGGCGGATGGAGTTCATATTTAGTGGCGCACAAAAGCCAAGCCTTTAAACTCCCTGCAGCTGTGAATGATTTAAACGGCGTGATGGTAGAGCCTTTTAGCTGCGCTTTACATAGTGTTTTAAGAAATCCTCCAAGTAAAAACGATACCGTATTAGTCATAGGAGGAGGAGTGATTGGGATATGTGTCATTGCGGCTATTCGAGCACTGGAAATCCCGTGCAGAATTGTTGCATTGGTAAAACATCCTTTTCAAAATGAGTTGGCTGCAAACTACGGGGCGAACGATATCGTCTATCTTCGAAAAAACACTTATGTCGATGATCTAACAAAATCTCTTAATGGACGGGTATTAAAGCCGCTTTTTGGTCCTGAGGTCATACAGGGAGGTGCAGATATAGTCTTTGAATGTGTTGGAAAAAAACAGAGTATCAATGATGCACTTCGGTTTTCCAAAAGCGGTGGAAAAGTTGTTCTGTTAGGACTAGCCGGCATAATGGACGGAATTGATTGGACGACAGTATGGCTTAATGAGTTAGATGTGAAAGGAAGCTTTGCTTATAGTACGGAAGCGTTTCAAGGAAAAAGAGTACGAACGTTTGACATAGCAATTGAATTAATGCGTGTTGGAAAAGTCGATCTATCACCATTAGTTACTCACCGATTTCCATTAGAAGATTACCGAAATGCACTTGATACTGCTTTAAATAAGAAAAATCGTGCAGCAATCAAAGTGGTTTTTGAACCCTAA